One segment of Deltaproteobacteria bacterium HGW-Deltaproteobacteria-4 DNA contains the following:
- a CDS encoding phosphoribosyl-ATP diphosphatase, whose product MTEKTDIIDAVYRVIMDRKAQPDEKSYTASLYAKGLDKILGKIGEEATELAVAGKGGVRKEIVSEAADVIFHMLVLLGHYGIEPQEIRDELSRRFGTSGIAEKESRGQ is encoded by the coding sequence ATGACAGAAAAAACCGACATCATTGACGCCGTCTACCGCGTCATCATGGACCGCAAGGCGCAGCCGGACGAAAAGTCCTACACTGCCTCCCTTTACGCGAAGGGGCTCGACAAGATCCTCGGCAAGATCGGCGAAGAAGCGACGGAGCTGGCTGTCGCCGGCAAAGGCGGAGTACGTAAGGAGATTGTCAGTGAAGCGGCGGATGTCATCTTCCACATGCTTGTCCTCCTCGGTCACTACGGTATCGAGCCGCAGGAGATCCGCGACGAACTGAGCCGGCGTTTCGGCACTTCGGGGATTGCGGAGAAGGAAAGCCGGGGGCAATAA
- a CDS encoding imidazole glycerol phosphate synthase subunit HisF: MLTKRIIPCLDVKDGRVVKGVQFLELRDAGDPVEAAEAYDAQGADELTFLDITASHENRETIVDVVRRTAERVFMPLTVGGGIREIADIRRMLNAGADKVSINTAAVQRPDFVREAAERFGSQCTVVAIDARRVPGSEPARWEVYTHGGRNATGIDAIEWATRMELYGAGEILLTSMDKDGTKDGYDLGLTRAVSDAVSIPVIASGGVGNLEHIHQGLTTGGASAALAASIFHFREYTIAECKEYLRERGVAVRL, translated from the coding sequence ATGCTGACCAAACGTATTATCCCCTGTCTCGACGTTAAGGACGGTCGGGTCGTCAAAGGGGTTCAATTCCTTGAGCTGCGTGATGCCGGCGATCCGGTGGAGGCGGCGGAGGCTTACGACGCCCAGGGGGCAGACGAGCTGACCTTTCTCGATATCACGGCCAGTCACGAAAATCGCGAAACGATCGTCGATGTGGTGCGTCGTACCGCTGAGCGGGTCTTCATGCCGTTGACCGTCGGCGGTGGGATCCGTGAGATCGCCGATATTCGGCGCATGCTCAATGCCGGGGCGGACAAGGTCTCGATCAATACCGCTGCGGTGCAGCGTCCTGACTTTGTCCGTGAAGCCGCGGAACGCTTTGGTTCGCAGTGTACCGTTGTCGCTATCGATGCCCGCCGCGTCCCCGGCTCTGAACCGGCACGCTGGGAGGTCTACACCCACGGCGGCCGCAATGCCACCGGGATCGATGCCATCGAATGGGCGACCCGCATGGAGCTGTACGGCGCCGGCGAGATTCTCCTCACCTCCATGGACAAGGACGGCACCAAGGATGGCTACGATCTCGGTCTGACCCGCGCGGTGAGCGATGCGGTCTCGATCCCGGTCATCGCCTCCGGCGGCGTCGGCAATCTCGAACATATTCATCAGGGTCTCACCACCGGCGGAGCCAGTGCCGCGTTGGCGGCGAGTATCTTCCATTTTCGCGAGTACACCATCGCCGAGTGTAAGGAATATCTGCGCGAGCGCGGTGTCGCGGTACGTTTGTAG
- a CDS encoding glutamyl-tRNA amidotransferase: protein MTIKERLNEEMKDAMRAKDALRLSTIRMIRSAIKNKEIELISELDDQGVIGVMSTMAKQRKESAIAFREGNRLELAEKEEKELEIILTFLPQQLDEAAIKAIIEEVVSEVGATTAKDMGKVMKVLTPKTSGRADGRLVSELVKARLAG, encoded by the coding sequence ATGACGATCAAAGAACGCTTGAACGAAGAGATGAAAGATGCGATGCGCGCCAAAGATGCCCTGCGCCTCAGCACCATCCGCATGATCCGCTCGGCGATCAAGAATAAAGAGATCGAACTGATCAGCGAGCTTGACGATCAAGGGGTGATCGGCGTCATGTCGACCATGGCCAAGCAGCGCAAGGAGTCGGCCATCGCTTTTCGCGAAGGGAACCGTTTAGAACTGGCGGAAAAAGAAGAGAAAGAGCTGGAGATCATCCTGACTTTTCTGCCGCAACAGCTCGACGAAGCTGCCATCAAGGCGATCATCGAGGAGGTTGTTAGCGAAGTCGGTGCCACGACCGCCAAGGATATGGGGAAGGTGATGAAAGTTCTCACCCCGAAGACTTCCGGTCGTGCCGATGGTCGACTCGTC